The Pseudofrankia inefficax genome window below encodes:
- the nuoE gene encoding NADH-quinone oxidoreductase subunit NuoE translates to MAAFSGAATNGLSPSEVPTVPDAVTSPTAAGRGTGAGPFSAATVAAAAEVIARYPVGRQRSALLPLLHLVQAEEGCVTAEGIDFCAGQLGITAAEVQAVASFYTMYKRHPVGDWLVSVCTNLSCSLVGGQDVYDRLSKKLGVGHDQTTADGTITLEHAECLAACDYAPVMTVNYEFYDGVDTEAAEGIVEALARGERPLPTRGGPLCTFKEVSYQLAGFEDPRPEGVAGTGFLEPSVVGLTVAEQAGWQGEIAGTQPGDTTTPAAPADPKTKGA, encoded by the coding sequence ATGGCAGCGTTTTCTGGAGCAGCCACGAACGGGCTGTCCCCGTCCGAGGTCCCGACAGTCCCCGACGCCGTGACCAGTCCCACCGCGGCCGGTCGTGGGACCGGAGCCGGGCCGTTCAGCGCCGCGACGGTGGCCGCCGCGGCGGAGGTCATCGCCCGGTACCCGGTCGGGCGGCAGCGTTCGGCCCTGTTGCCGCTGCTGCACCTGGTGCAGGCCGAGGAAGGCTGCGTCACCGCCGAGGGCATCGACTTCTGCGCGGGGCAGCTCGGCATCACGGCGGCCGAGGTCCAGGCGGTCGCGAGCTTCTACACGATGTACAAGCGCCACCCGGTCGGCGACTGGCTGGTCTCCGTCTGCACGAACCTGTCCTGCTCCCTGGTGGGCGGCCAGGACGTCTATGACCGGCTGTCGAAGAAGCTCGGCGTCGGCCACGACCAGACCACCGCTGACGGCACGATCACGCTGGAGCACGCCGAGTGCCTGGCGGCCTGCGACTACGCCCCGGTCATGACCGTCAACTACGAGTTCTATGACGGCGTCGACACGGAGGCGGCCGAGGGCATCGTCGAGGCGCTGGCGCGCGGCGAGCGGCCCCTGCCCACCCGGGGCGGCCCGCTGTGCACCTTCAAAGAGGTCTCCTACCAGCTCGCCGGGTTCGAGGACCCGCGGCCCGAGGGCGTCGCCGGAACCGGGTTCCTGGAGCCGTCGGTCGTCGGGCTGACGGTCGCCGAGCAGGCCGGCTGGCAGGGCGAGATCGCCGGGACGCAGCCGGGCGACACAACGACGCCAGCCGCTCCTGCCGACCCGAAGACAAAGGGGGCGTGA
- a CDS encoding NADH-quinone oxidoreductase subunit D, protein MSTETHAPYEAGFTESGANRVYTVTGGDWEQVLGAGEEAAETIVVNMGPQHPSTHGVLRLVLDIEGETVRQTRLVIGYLHTGIEKSCEYRTWTQAVTFLTRADYLSPLFTETAYCLSVEKLLGITDQVPERATVIRVLVMELQRISSHLVGLATSGMELGATTAMIVGFREREKILDLLEMITGLRMNHAYVRPGGLAQDLPDGAEKAIRVFLKDMPGRIKEYHRLLTGQPIWRNRMIDVNYLDASACLALGVTGPLLRAAGLPWDLRKTMPYCGYENYEFDVPTATEADSFARYLVRLEEMTESLKIIEQCLDKLSKLGPGPVMVADKKIAWPAQLSIGSDGMGNSLDHIRKIMGTSMEALIHHFKLVTEGFRVPPGQVYTAIEGPRGELGVHVVSDGGTRPYRVHVRDPSFVNLQAVPAMTEGGQVGDVIVAVASVDPVLGGVDR, encoded by the coding sequence GTGAGTACTGAAACGCACGCCCCTTACGAGGCCGGCTTCACGGAGTCGGGCGCGAACCGGGTCTACACCGTCACAGGTGGGGACTGGGAGCAGGTTCTCGGCGCCGGCGAAGAGGCCGCCGAGACGATCGTCGTCAACATGGGCCCGCAGCACCCGTCGACGCACGGCGTGCTGCGCCTCGTCCTCGACATCGAGGGTGAGACGGTCCGGCAGACCCGGCTGGTCATCGGCTACCTGCACACCGGCATCGAGAAGAGCTGCGAGTACCGCACCTGGACCCAGGCGGTCACCTTCCTGACCCGGGCGGACTACCTCTCGCCGCTGTTCACCGAGACGGCCTACTGCCTGTCGGTGGAGAAGCTGCTCGGCATCACCGACCAGGTTCCCGAGCGGGCGACCGTCATCCGGGTCCTGGTGATGGAGCTGCAGCGGATCTCCTCGCACCTGGTCGGCCTCGCCACCTCCGGCATGGAACTCGGCGCCACCACCGCGATGATCGTCGGCTTCCGTGAGCGCGAGAAGATCCTCGACCTGCTCGAGATGATCACCGGTCTGCGGATGAACCACGCGTACGTCCGCCCCGGTGGCCTCGCCCAGGACCTGCCGGACGGCGCCGAGAAGGCGATCCGGGTGTTCCTCAAGGACATGCCCGGCCGGATCAAGGAGTACCACCGGCTGCTGACCGGTCAGCCGATCTGGCGCAACCGGATGATCGACGTCAACTACCTGGACGCGTCGGCCTGCCTCGCGCTGGGCGTCACCGGGCCGCTGCTGCGGGCCGCCGGCCTGCCGTGGGACCTGCGCAAGACGATGCCCTACTGCGGCTACGAGAACTACGAGTTCGACGTGCCGACGGCCACCGAGGCCGACTCCTTCGCCCGCTACCTGGTGCGGCTGGAGGAGATGACCGAGTCCCTGAAGATCATCGAGCAGTGCCTGGACAAGCTGTCGAAGCTCGGCCCCGGCCCGGTCATGGTCGCGGACAAGAAGATCGCCTGGCCGGCGCAGCTGTCCATCGGCTCCGACGGCATGGGCAACTCGCTCGACCACATCCGGAAGATCATGGGTACCTCGATGGAGGCCCTGATCCACCACTTCAAGCTGGTCACCGAGGGCTTCCGGGTACCGCCCGGCCAGGTCTACACGGCGATCGAGGGCCCGCGCGGCGAGCTGGGCGTCCACGTCGTCAGCGACGGCGGGACCAGGCCCTACCGCGTCCACGTGCGCGACCCAAGCTTCGTCAACCTGCAGGCGGTGCCCGCGATGACCGAGGGCGGGCAGGTCGGCGACGTGATCGTCGCGGTCGCCTCGGTCGACCCGGTGCTCGGGGGAGTTGATCGTTGA
- a CDS encoding NADH-quinone oxidoreductase subunit C translates to MSDLEQGGGAGLNGRAGARHDAFGAKGSGDTSGFGGLVAPARVLSSSERPFGDEHADAIYDALERAFAGLDEAIELVVVDRGELTLHVRRERLLDVARTLRDDPALRFELLSSLSGADYPDDPSGRRLHSVAHLLSLTHRRRIRVEVSVSVEDPTMPSLTPVWPTADWHERETYDFFGIVYEGHHALTRIMMPDDWIGHPQRKDYPLGGIPVDYKGAQVPPPEKRRSYS, encoded by the coding sequence ATGAGTGACCTGGAACAGGGCGGTGGCGCCGGCCTCAACGGCCGCGCGGGCGCCCGGCACGACGCCTTCGGCGCGAAGGGGAGCGGGGACACCTCCGGCTTCGGCGGGCTGGTCGCCCCGGCCCGGGTGCTCTCGTCGAGTGAGCGCCCGTTCGGCGACGAGCACGCCGACGCGATCTACGACGCGCTGGAGCGGGCCTTCGCCGGGCTGGACGAGGCCATCGAGCTGGTGGTCGTCGACCGCGGCGAGCTGACGCTCCACGTCCGTCGGGAACGGCTGCTCGACGTCGCCCGCACCCTGCGCGACGACCCGGCGCTGCGTTTCGAGCTGCTCTCGTCGCTCTCCGGTGCCGACTACCCGGACGACCCGAGCGGCCGGCGGCTGCACTCCGTCGCCCACCTGCTGTCGCTGACCCACCGGCGCCGGATCCGCGTCGAGGTGTCGGTGTCGGTCGAGGACCCGACGATGCCGAGCCTGACGCCGGTCTGGCCGACCGCCGACTGGCACGAGCGGGAGACCTACGACTTCTTCGGGATCGTCTACGAGGGCCACCACGCGCTGACGCGGATCATGATGCCGGACGACTGGATCGGCCACCCGCAGCGCAAGGACTACCCGCTCGGCGGCATCCCGGTCGACTACAAGGGCGCCCAGGTGCCGCCCCCCGAGAAGCGCCGGAGCTACTCGTGA
- a CDS encoding NuoB/complex I 20 kDa subunit family protein encodes MGLEEKLPSGVLLASVEKLAGMGRKSSLWPVTFGLACCAIEMMGTGAARYDLARFGMEVFRASPRQADLMIVAGRVSQKMAPVLRQIYDQMPEPKWVLSMGVCASSGGMFNNYAIVQGVDHIVPVDMYLPGCPPRPEMLMDAIMKIHRKIQTGPVDGKLDRTEIGSSPYPKPIEVATAQSALPEGSLDTRTLSVNDRKRFRMPAGAPLPAGRGAVVPELNDRRPAAVAPPSVFGRRKLLPVVGQPNAEAFDPELFDAEPTDDIHGRGTGPTTEDLG; translated from the coding sequence ATGGGACTAGAAGAGAAGCTGCCCAGCGGCGTGCTTCTCGCCAGTGTCGAGAAGCTGGCCGGAATGGGCCGCAAGTCGTCGCTGTGGCCGGTGACCTTCGGCCTGGCATGCTGCGCCATCGAGATGATGGGCACCGGCGCCGCGCGTTATGACCTGGCGCGGTTCGGCATGGAGGTCTTCCGCGCGAGCCCCCGCCAGGCCGACCTGATGATCGTGGCCGGCCGGGTCAGCCAGAAGATGGCCCCGGTGCTGCGCCAGATCTACGACCAGATGCCCGAGCCCAAGTGGGTGCTCTCGATGGGCGTCTGCGCCAGCTCCGGCGGCATGTTCAACAACTACGCGATCGTCCAGGGCGTCGACCACATCGTCCCGGTCGACATGTATCTCCCAGGCTGCCCGCCGCGGCCCGAGATGCTGATGGACGCGATCATGAAGATCCACCGGAAGATCCAGACCGGGCCGGTCGACGGCAAGCTGGACCGCACCGAGATCGGCAGCTCGCCGTACCCGAAGCCGATCGAGGTCGCCACCGCCCAGTCCGCGCTGCCCGAGGGCAGCCTCGACACCCGGACGCTGTCGGTGAACGACCGCAAGCGCTTCCGGATGCCCGCGGGCGCCCCGCTGCCGGCCGGCCGCGGCGCCGTCGTACCGGAGCTGAACGACCGCAGGCCCGCCGCCGTCGCCCCGCCGTCGGTGTTCGGCCGGCGCAAGCTGCTCCCGGTGGTCGGCCAGCCCAACGCGGAGGCGTTCGACCCGGAGCTGTTCGACGCCGAGCCGACGGACGACATCCACGGCCGCGGCACCGGACCGACGACCGAGGACCTGGGCTGA
- a CDS encoding NADH-quinone oxidoreductase subunit A → MLSNYVPILVLIAIATAFAGGSIVISMLVGPKRFNRAKLDAYECGIEPEPQAAGPRRFPVKFYLIAMLFIVFDIEIIFLYPWAVAFGGLGVFGLVEMVLFVATVFVAYAYVWRRGGLEWD, encoded by the coding sequence ATGCTCTCCAACTACGTGCCGATCCTCGTCCTGATCGCGATCGCCACAGCGTTCGCGGGCGGGTCGATCGTGATCAGCATGCTGGTCGGGCCGAAGCGGTTCAACCGGGCAAAGCTCGATGCGTATGAGTGCGGCATCGAGCCGGAGCCCCAGGCTGCCGGGCCCCGCCGTTTCCCGGTGAAGTTCTACCTCATCGCGATGCTCTTCATCGTCTTCGACATCGAGATCATCTTCCTGTACCCGTGGGCGGTCGCCTTCGGCGGGCTTGGCGTGTTCGGCCTCGTCGAGATGGTGCTGTTCGTGGCTACGGTGTTCGTCGCCTACGCCTACGTCTGGCGGCGGGGAGGCCTGGAATGGGACTAG
- a CDS encoding geranylgeranyl reductase family protein → MTGTTVTSGGATGADADVIVVGAGPAGSAAAYHLANAGLDVLLLEKATFPRDKVCGDGLTPRAVAALVKMGIETGEEAGWARNKGLRIVGGGLRLELPWPELASFPDYGLVRPRADFDELLARAAEKAGARLREDTTVSGPVRDDRTGRVVGVTARSGDDREPVTYRAPVVVAADGNSARLALSMDIRRRDDRPLGVAVRRYYRSPRTHDDYLESHLELWEGKPNASRLLPGYGWIFGMGDGTSNVGLGILNTTPAFGNTDYRDLLRRWLSALPAEWGYTEDNATGPVRGSALPMGFNRTPHYSDGVLLVGDAAGMVNPFNGEGIAYAMESGELAAEVVAQALARPADAGREKALLQYPEAVRARYGGYYTLGRVFVNLIGNPTVMRLATKYGLPHPVLMRFMLKIMANLTDPRGGDAHDRVINALCRLAPSA, encoded by the coding sequence GTGACTGGGACCACGGTGACGTCGGGCGGCGCGACAGGCGCCGATGCCGACGTGATCGTCGTTGGTGCCGGCCCGGCTGGCTCCGCCGCCGCGTACCACCTGGCGAACGCGGGCCTGGACGTGTTGCTGCTGGAGAAGGCGACCTTCCCGCGGGACAAGGTCTGCGGCGACGGCCTGACCCCGCGAGCGGTCGCGGCCCTGGTCAAGATGGGGATCGAGACCGGCGAGGAGGCCGGCTGGGCCCGCAACAAGGGCCTGCGGATCGTCGGTGGCGGCCTGCGCCTGGAGCTGCCCTGGCCCGAGCTGGCGAGCTTCCCGGACTACGGCCTCGTCCGCCCGCGGGCGGACTTCGACGAGCTGCTCGCCAGGGCGGCCGAGAAGGCCGGTGCCCGGCTGCGCGAGGACACCACGGTGTCCGGCCCGGTGCGGGACGACCGGACCGGGCGCGTCGTCGGCGTGACGGCGCGGTCCGGGGACGACAGGGAGCCGGTGACCTACCGCGCCCCGGTCGTCGTGGCCGCCGACGGGAACAGCGCCCGCCTCGCCCTCTCGATGGACATCCGGCGGCGCGACGACCGGCCGCTCGGGGTCGCGGTCCGCCGCTACTACCGCAGCCCGCGCACCCATGACGACTACCTCGAGTCGCACCTGGAGCTCTGGGAGGGCAAGCCGAACGCCAGCCGGCTGCTGCCCGGCTACGGCTGGATCTTCGGCATGGGCGACGGCACCAGCAACGTCGGCCTCGGCATCCTGAACACCACTCCGGCCTTCGGGAACACCGACTACCGGGACCTGCTGCGCCGCTGGCTGTCCGCGCTGCCCGCCGAGTGGGGCTACACCGAGGACAACGCCACCGGGCCGGTGCGCGGCAGCGCGCTGCCGATGGGCTTCAACCGCACGCCGCACTACTCCGACGGTGTGCTGCTCGTCGGCGACGCCGCCGGCATGGTCAACCCGTTCAACGGCGAGGGCATCGCGTACGCGATGGAGTCCGGCGAGCTCGCGGCCGAGGTGGTCGCGCAGGCGCTGGCCCGGCCGGCGGACGCGGGGCGGGAGAAGGCGCTGCTCCAGTACCCGGAGGCGGTACGGGCCCGTTACGGCGGCTACTACACGCTCGGACGCGTCTTCGTGAACCTCATCGGCAACCCGACCGTGATGCGGCTGGCCACGAAGTACGGCCTCCCGCACCCGGTACTCATGAGGTTCATGTTGAAGATCATGGCGAACCTTACTGACCCGCGGGGAGGTGATGCGCACGACCGGGTGATCAACGCGCTGTGCCGGCTCGCCCCGAGCGCCTAG